A single window of Fibrobacter sp. UWP2 DNA harbors:
- a CDS encoding glycoside hydrolase family 9 protein — MTHYSLLTIPAALAFTSMATAASFYYNNVGYDTGKPVTIIVESTDDLAGTQFTISNGSTGTFYQGSDPDKWLSGRSKSGKYYVANLGSNLPAGTYSISFNGNKSPEITVAENALAEKTLKMVMDYFYKDRASNSTIMGWDSKVSVYGSSGVTRDVRGGWYDASGDVSKYLSHLSYANYLNPQQIPLTVWALAFAANRIPKMLSNHKGSATAAEEALYGADFLLRMLDDQGFFYMTVFDNWGMGSRYLCAFSTGDGIKSADYQTAFREGGGMAIAALARASTLGATGEFTSIQYLEGAKKAYAHLSEKQSIGGSCAYCDDGKENIIDDYTALLAATELYAATGENTYLLDADKRAKSLVGRLSKDGYFWSDDAKTRPFWHASDAGLPLIALIRYAEVGIEACVGGSCNGTHVNDAIEQHFKWLISVTNNGENPFGYARQTYKTGGSIKDGFFIPHDNESNYWWQGEDARIASLAAAATYASRALGLKDYEGADKYATDQLDWILGKNPYGVCMMNGFPGTKVPAEYDGQSNYDATLPGGIANGITGRNKDGSGIAWDDDGVTAVGFPYDEPWNNWRWIEQWIPHSTWYLMALATRYDEKIVKLDSGTPIPEKKISVAKGFDVKLLGRTLSVNVPGARTGASIGLYTLNGSRVAVSPLNAGRATLNLDYIQSGIYMVKVEGLGAQKVIVH, encoded by the coding sequence ATGACCCATTACTCTCTTTTGACCATTCCCGCGGCCCTTGCCTTTACTTCTATGGCAACGGCGGCCAGCTTCTATTACAACAATGTTGGATACGATACCGGTAAACCGGTGACGATTATCGTCGAAAGCACCGACGACTTGGCTGGCACACAATTTACCATATCCAACGGCTCCACCGGGACGTTTTATCAAGGCTCCGACCCGGACAAATGGCTTTCTGGTCGTTCCAAATCAGGCAAGTATTACGTGGCCAATTTAGGATCCAACCTCCCCGCGGGCACCTACAGCATTTCTTTTAACGGAAACAAATCCCCGGAGATCACCGTCGCCGAGAATGCTCTCGCCGAAAAGACCTTGAAAATGGTCATGGACTATTTCTACAAGGACCGTGCAAGCAATTCCACAATTATGGGTTGGGATAGCAAGGTTTCCGTTTACGGATCTTCTGGCGTCACACGCGATGTGCGCGGTGGTTGGTACGACGCCAGCGGTGATGTGAGCAAGTACCTAAGCCATCTTTCTTATGCGAATTACCTGAACCCGCAGCAGATTCCCTTGACGGTGTGGGCGCTCGCCTTTGCTGCCAATCGCATCCCTAAAATGTTGAGTAACCACAAGGGTTCCGCGACAGCCGCCGAAGAAGCCCTCTACGGTGCAGACTTCCTTTTGCGCATGCTCGATGACCAGGGGTTCTTCTACATGACGGTCTTTGACAACTGGGGCATGGGGAGCCGCTATCTTTGCGCGTTCAGCACCGGCGACGGCATAAAGAGTGCGGATTACCAGACAGCCTTCCGCGAAGGCGGTGGCATGGCAATAGCCGCTCTCGCCAGAGCCTCTACCCTCGGCGCCACCGGCGAATTTACTAGCATCCAGTATTTGGAAGGTGCCAAGAAGGCGTATGCCCATCTTTCCGAAAAGCAGAGCATTGGCGGATCTTGCGCCTATTGCGACGACGGCAAAGAAAACATCATCGACGACTACACGGCACTTTTGGCGGCGACGGAACTTTATGCAGCGACAGGGGAAAACACATACTTGCTCGATGCTGATAAACGCGCTAAAAGCCTTGTTGGACGCTTGAGTAAAGACGGATACTTCTGGAGCGACGATGCCAAGACGCGCCCCTTCTGGCACGCCAGTGACGCGGGGCTTCCGCTGATTGCGCTTATCCGCTATGCCGAAGTTGGAATAGAAGCTTGTGTCGGAGGTAGCTGCAATGGCACTCATGTGAACGATGCCATTGAACAACACTTCAAGTGGCTTATCTCTGTCACGAACAATGGAGAAAACCCCTTCGGTTACGCCCGCCAAACCTACAAGACCGGTGGAAGCATCAAGGACGGTTTCTTTATCCCCCACGACAACGAGAGCAACTACTGGTGGCAGGGCGAAGACGCCCGTATCGCAAGTCTTGCGGCTGCGGCAACGTACGCATCCCGTGCTCTTGGCTTAAAAGATTATGAAGGTGCCGACAAGTATGCGACCGACCAGCTGGACTGGATTTTAGGAAAGAACCCCTATGGCGTCTGCATGATGAACGGTTTCCCGGGAACAAAAGTCCCCGCAGAATATGACGGCCAGTCCAATTACGACGCCACGTTGCCTGGCGGCATTGCAAACGGCATTACCGGCAGGAACAAGGATGGTTCGGGTATCGCTTGGGACGATGACGGCGTTACTGCGGTGGGATTCCCTTACGACGAGCCTTGGAACAACTGGCGCTGGATTGAGCAGTGGATTCCCCATAGCACTTGGTACCTGATGGCCCTTGCCACTCGCTATGACGAAAAAATCGTCAAACTCGACTCTGGAACCCCCATTCCCGAAAAGAAAATTTCTGTTGCCAAGGGCTTTGACGTGAAACTGCTGGGCCGCACGCTCTCGGTCAATGTGCCTGGTGCACGCACCGGCGCAAGCATCGGGCTTTACACGCTGAATGGATCAAGGGTCGCCGTGAGCCCGTTGAACGCAGGCCGGGCGACGCTCAATCTGGATTACATCCAGAGCGGAATCTATATGGTCAAGGTCGAAGGTCTTGGCGCGCAAAAAGTGATTGTTCACTAG